A window of the Dioscorea cayenensis subsp. rotundata cultivar TDr96_F1 chromosome 14, TDr96_F1_v2_PseudoChromosome.rev07_lg8_w22 25.fasta, whole genome shotgun sequence genome harbors these coding sequences:
- the LOC120275668 gene encoding protein TRANSPARENT TESTA GLABRA 1, producing the protein MEKNPSSQESNAFTYESPHPIYAMAFSSTPSPSPRLALGSFIEDPNNRVDVLVFDEDSLSFRPLPALSFDHPYPATKLLFHPKPPSPLLASSGDFLRLWHLPSDSSSPTELRSVLNNSKSAEYSAPLTSFDWNDAEPRRIGTCSIDTTCTVWDIERCAVETQLIAHDKEVYDIAWGEVGVFASVSADGSVRIFDLRDKEHSTIVYESPRPDTPLLRLAWNKMDLRYMAATLMDSNRVVVLDIRSPAMPVAELQRHTAAVNAVAWAPQNPRYLCSAGDDGQALIWELPAAAAATTATTSEGIDPVLVYPAGAEINQLQWSAAHPDWIGIAFANKVQLLKV; encoded by the coding sequence ATGGAGAAGAACCCTAGCTCCCAAGAATCGAATGCCTTTACGTATGAGTCCCCTCACCCCATCTACGCGATGGCCTTCTCCTCCACCCCTTCTCCGTCACCACGACTCGCCCTTGGCTCCTTCATCGAGGACCCAAACAACCGCGTCGACGTGCTTGTCTTCGATGAAGACTCTCTCTCCTTCCGTCCCCTCCCCGCGCTCTCCTTCGACCACCCGTACCCTGCTACCAAGCTGCTTTTCCACCCCAAACCCCCTTCGCCTCTCCTTGCCTCCTCCGGCGACTTCCTCCGCCTCTGGCACCTCCCTTCTGACTCCTCCTCCCCTACCGAGCTCCGCTCCGTCCTTAACAACAGTAAGTCTGCTGAGTACTCTGCTCCTCTTACCTCTTTCGATTGGAATGATGCCGAACCCCGCCGCATTGGCACCTGCTCTATCGACACCACCTGTACTGTCTGGGATATCGAGCGCTGCGCCGTCGAGACACAGCTTATTGCTCATGATAAGGAGGTCTACGACATCGCCTGGGGCGAGGTCGGCGTCTTCGCCTCTGTTTCCGCCGATGGATCCGTCCGCATCTTCGATCTCCGTGACAAGGAGCATTCCACTATCGTCTACGAGAGCCCTCGCCCTGATACCCCACTGCTACGCCTTGCCTGGAACAAGATGGACCTGAGGTACATGGCCGCTACGCTGATGGACAGCAATCGGGTGGTTGTGCTTGATATCCGCTCACCTGCGATGCCGGTGGCTGAGTTGCAGCGGCACACAGCTGCGGTTAATGCGGTTGCGTGGGCGCCACAGAACCCCCGCTATCTCTGTTCTGCAGGTGATGACGGGCAGGCCTTGATATGGGAGCTTCCGGCGGCGGCAGCAGCGACAACAGCAACGACTTCGGAGGGGATTGATCCTGTTCTCGTTTATCCTGCTGGTGCGGAGATCAACCAACTCCAGTGGTCAGCGGCTCACCCTGACTGGATTGGCATTGCCTTCGCGAACAAGGTGCAGCTCCTCAAAGTCTGA